A segment of the Thermomicrobiales bacterium genome:
AGGCGCAAAATCACCTCGCGCGCGTCGTCTGTCTCACGAACAACGCGAACCTCGCCATCGGCAAGCACGTAGATTGCGCCGGCAGGTTGACCCTCAACGAAGATGATCTCGCCCTTCTGGAACGAGCGGACGCGACATTGACTCGCAACGCTGTTCAGCACATCCCGATCGAGCTGGCTAAATGGTCGTACCCAACTCAGCAGATCTGCGCGCCGTTCGAGATCCCATGATGACTGGTGCCCTGTCACGTCGCAAACGGCCTCTTTCCAGCGCGTCTACCAATGCGAGGAGAATGGATGACTAGCCTTCCGAGGCAACCATAATATGCACCAGCATCGACTTGCCAGATTCCGGCGTTCGCCGCTGTGGGCTCTGCTATACTTCAGCGCGGCCTGCGGTGTCTCGCACGTGAGTGCGCGCGCCGGATCAATAGCGCTACTGGCGTTGTTGAGTGCCGAACCTGGGAAGGTGCCAGAGTGGTCGAATGGGGCCGCCTGCTAAGCGGTTGTGGGCCGTAAAAGTCTACCGAGGGTTCGAATCCCTCCCTTCCCGCGCGGAGCGGTCGGGCGTAATGCCCGACCGCTTTCTTTTTCGGCGCAGATGTCGATGGGAGCAATCGAGATGACTGAGCAACGGAGCGTGCAGGACATTATTGACGACGCAGTCAACCGCAAGGTCTGGGCGATCGTCGGTGCCTCTGAGAATACGGAGAAGTTCGGCTACAAGATCTATCGCAACATGAAGCAAGCCGGCTACACCGTTTACGGTGTGAACCCGAATGCCGAGACAGCAGACGGCGATCCCGTCTATGCGACGCTGTCAGACCTGCCGGAGAAGCCGGATGTCGTTGACGTTGTCGTGCCGTCGTGGGTGGGGCGGCGTGTGGCGACCGAGGCCGCCGAGATCGGCATTCCGATCTTCTGGTTACAGCCGGGTGCCGAGAGCGACGAGCTGATCGAATATGCCACTGGCCTTGGACTGGATGTCGTTCATCACCGCTGTGCCATGGTCGAGAAGCGCATCTGGCCGAACGGCATCAACGAGCCGCCGCACTGAGTTCCACCGCAGCTGTCGTCGCCTCAATGCCATTCAACTCGGTGTCGGGCATGGGTCTGAGAAGTCTCTCCTGCATTGGACTACGTCGAACGCAACTGAAGAGCGCAGGATCGGTGCTCCGACCCTGCGCTCTTGCGGTTCAAATCCGTGACGGAGCGCTCTTACTCCACGTTGGACACGTCGTCGATCTGCGCACGCTGCAGGCGGCCGCTGTAGTCGACGTAGATTGACTGCCACTCGGTGACAACATCGAGGCCAGCCTGGCCAGCCTCGCGGTGACCGTTGCCGGTCGCCTTGGTGCCGCCGAACGGTAGCTGGATTTCTGCGCCAATCGTGCCGGCGTTGATGTAGCAGATGCCGGTGTAGATGTCCTGCATCGCCCGGAACGCGCGATTCACATCCTGCGTATAGATGGACGCGGACAGTCCGTACTTGACGTTGTTTGCCACGTCGATCGCCTGATCGAGACCATCGACCGGGATCACCGCCGTCACCGGACCGAAGATCTCTTCCTGGGCAATGCGCATGTCCGGCTTCACGTTGCCAAACACGGTCGGCTGGTGGAAGTGGCCCTTCGCCAGATCGTCCCAGTCAGCAACCCGGCCACCGACTGCAAGGTCGGCACCCTCTTCCTTGCCAATGACGATGTAGGACTGGATGCGCTCAAGCTGCGACTTGCTGACAACGGGGCCAACATCAGTCGAGGCATCGAGTCCATCACCCAACCGCATGGCTTCGGCGCGATCGGCGATCTTCTGCGTCACTTCGTCCGCCACACGCTTGTCGGCGATCACGCGGCTGGCGGCCGTGCAGCGCTGGCCGGAGGTGCCGAACGCACTCCAGACGATGCCCTCGACGGCGAGATCGACATCGGCATCGTCCATCACGATGATGGCGTTCTTGCCACCCAGCTCAAGCGACACGCGCTTCAGCGACCGCGCCGCCTCGACGTTGATGTGCGTGCCGGTCTCGGTCGAGCCGGTGAATGAGATGAGCGCGACGTCGGGGTGCTCAAGTAGAACTTCGCCGGCCTCCTGGCCGCTACCGATCACGAGGTTCAGGACGCCCTTCGGCAGTCCGGCTTCCTCGAAGATCTCGACCAGTCGTACGGCCATGCGCGGCGTGTACGAAGCCGGCTTCAGGACAACCGTGTTTCCGGCTACGAGTGCGGGCATGATTTTCCAGGTGGGAATCGCCATCGGGAAGTTCCACGGCGTGATCGCAGCGACGACACCGAGCGGCTTGCGGATCGACATCGCCCACTTGTTGGGGAGCTCGGCCGGCACGGTGTGACCGAACATGCGACGCCCTTCGCCGCCCATGTAGAACGCCATGTCGATGCCCTCCTGGACATCGCCCTTGGCCTCAGTCAGTACCTTGCCCATCTCCTCGGTCATCTCGCGACCGAGCTGTTCTTTCTGCTCCATCATGAGTTGACCAACACGATAGAGGATCTCGCCATCGCCGGCTGGAGGCGCCTCCAGCTATCGAACGCGTTGTTGGCAGCTTCGACAAGGACGACGTCATCGGTGGCCGTGCCTTTGGTGTAGGTGGCCACCAACTCGCCAGTGGCCGGGTTGTGGCGCGTAAAGGTCTCGCCAGAAGCGGATTCTTTCCAGGCACCATTGATGTAGTTCTTGAAATCCGTCATCAAAACCATCCTTTTCCGGCGAATCGACACTCCGTCGTGTCGGGCGCAAGCCCTGCAATATGCTAAACGGCAGTGTAGCAAACGCGCTGACCGGGAAAATCCGCGTCGCTGCTATGCTTTCGGACATCAGGCGCTTCGCACGACGATGTAGTTGGGAAATTCGACAGGGAATGCCAGTGAACGAGGGTTCGTCTCACCACTCCCGCCGCGACAAACTCGTCGCCCCGGCGCTTGCCATCGCCATCTGTATCCTGATTACGATGTTTGTCGTGCTTTACGTTGCGCTCGATCCGCTCCTCAGCGATCTCACCTCAACCGGCGCGGATCCGACCATCACGATCACGACAGTGCAAGAGACTCCCACGGGCTCGCCTGAACCATGAGCCAGCCGCGAGACGCTGCAATCCGCTTGGTATACTTTCCGCGTCAGAATGCACTTTCGACCGACGAATTTCCCAACCCAACAATGAAGGAGACATCATGCAGAGGGTGACGATTATCGGCCTCGGGCTGATCGGCTCGTCAATCGGTCTTGGACTTCGCCGATGGGCAACGAAGGACGGCAATCGCGACTCGGTGCTTCACGTCACCGGCTTCGATCTCGATCTCGAGCACCAGAACTACAGCAAGAAGATCAAAGCGGTAGACAACACCGAGTGGGATCTTTCGCGTGCGGTAACAGATGCCGACCTGGTTATTCTTGCCGTCCCGCCGCTCGCGACTAAAGAAGTCATGGAATCGATCGCACCACACTTGAAAAGCGGTGCTGTCGTTACAGACACAACGTCGACTAAGTCCGACGTGATGGAGTGGGCAAAGGCACAGCTTCCGAGCACGGTCAGCTTTATCGGTGGACACCCGATGGCCGGGAAGACGCAGAGTGTTGAGGGTGCCGAAGCTGACCTCTTCAAGGACGCTACCTGGTGCGTCGTCCCGCAGGTCGACGCCGACGAGGCGGCTGTCCAGACGGTCCTGGGTATGGTGAACGCGCTCGGCGCTGAGCCGCTGTTCATCGACGCGGTCGAGCACGACGCCTATGTCGCGGGAATCAGCCACCTGCCGTTCCTGTTGTCGGTCGCACTCATGCGCTCCGTCAGCCGGGATGCAGGCTGGCGCGACATGAAGTACCTCAGCGCCGGAGGGTTCCGCGACGCGTCACGCCTGTCAGCCGGCAGCCCGGAGATGCACCGCGACATCTGCGCGACAAACCGCGGCGCGATTCTGCGCTGGATCGACACCGTAATGGAAGAGTTGGATCATCAGCGGACGTTGATCGCTTCGGCATCTCCGGAAGCTGATGAGGCGCTACTGGCCAACTTCACTGAAGCACGTGACGCGCGCGCGGACTGGGCGACGACTGAGCGCCGCGAGGGCCAGCTGGTGCAGCAGACGCAATCCGAGCTCTCGCAAGGGTCCGTCAGCGACCAGATGTCGCAGATGCTCTTCGGGGGCATGTTCCGTCGCCGCCCGCGGATGGATTCGCCGGCCGATCGCAAGGCAGCAGTCCGCAAGGATCGCCAGTAGATCCGACGAGTTGTGGCCTACGGAACGATTGACCACTCGGACGGGAGATCGTAGAAGTAGAGCACGCGAGTGGGATGCCCTCCAGCGCGTATGCGACCGCGATCCTTGCGCTGAATTTCGGAGTAGCTGTTCTGGACCTGCACGATCCGCTTTGATCCCAGGTTGAAGACGATGAGACCCGTACGGCCCGGCTGCGTGCTCGCGCGCCGGGTCGCGTCGTTGTAGACCCGAAACGGCGGCCAGTCCAACGGCGACTCGTTCGCCATGATCGACTCAATCTGGCTGGTGTTCCCACGAAGATTGTGTTCATCGAACACGGCGAGACCGTTGAGAATCGCATTCGGAAACTGATCGTCATATCGGCGGGCGAATTCGAGCAGCTCGGCCAACGTCGACGCGCCACGCGCGCAGGCGGCAACCAGCATCTTTAGCGCGTGGGCTGGCCCAAGAAAGCTGACAGTGCCATCGGCATCGGCAACGGTATAGCGGAACATAGACCTATCCAGTGAAGTGGTACGACCGCTGAGCAGAAGATCTCAGCGCAAGGCAAAACACGAGTGTAACATCGAACGATCATACGGAGATCGTACGACCGAACAAGGCTGAAACGGAAGGCGTGTCGTACACTACAAACACGATCGCTGTTCTGTTCGCGAGTCCATGCATCAATCCTGTTATCGTCGGTGGCGTCCAGAATCGCGCGGAATCACGTCGGAATCTTGATTCCGTCCCCGTGCTCCGCATCTCCTTCGCGGAGGAGGCTGCAATGCCGGACAAGAAATACACCAAGGTCGAAGAAGAGATCATCCAGATTCTGGATCGCATGGGAGATGATCCTGCCCCTCAGCGTCCACCGAACCTGCGTCTCGTTCACTCACAGAAGCCGAAACGACGCAAGCTGTCTTCGCTCCCACGCGTCCCGGGAATTTCGCCAACCATCATCCTTGGCGGCGTCTTCCTGTTTGCGTTCGTTGCGCTGATGACGAGCGGAGTGATCCAGATTGTCGCGGCGGTGCTGGCGCTCGTTTGCTTTGTTGCGATGCTTCTCGGTCGCGGACGAGCACCGCGCGGCGGAACAGCGCCCAACTTCGGTCCCCAAACATGGCGCGGACGCGACATCACTCTCTCGTCGGAACCGACGACTCCGATTGGCGACCGCATTTCAGCCTTGTTCCGTCGGTTCAGGCGCTGATCAAACCTGGTCGTGGACCACACATTCGACCACTGGATTATCACGTGTTCGACCGGGGGCACGCGACATCACGGGGTATAATGAGACTGACTCTGCCGACCGGAATCGCGGTCGGCATCTTCATCCCTCCGGAATGGAGCAACCCAGCATGCCAGCCTTCCGCATCGTCTCCGATCTGCAACCGACCGGCGATCAGCCACAAGCCATTGAGGAGATCGTTGCCGGTCTCAATGCAGGGATGGCCAAGCAAACCCTCCTCGGCGTCACCGGCTCAGGCAAGACATTCACGATGGCCAACGTCATCGAACGTATTCAAAAGCCGACGCTGGTGCTGGCGCACAACAAGACGCTCGCCGCCCAGCTTTATAGCGAGTTCAAGGAATTCTTCCCGGACAACGCCGTCGAGTACTTCGTGTCCTACTACGATTACTATCAGCCGGAAGCCTATATCGCGCGGACTGATACCTACATCGAGAAGGACGCGCAGATCAATGATGAGATCGACAAACTGCGCCACGCCGCGACGCGCGCACTGCGCACCCGCGATGACGTTGTGATCGTCGCGTCCGTCTCCTGCATCTATGGCCTCGGCTCACCATCGGACTATGAGCAGCAGGTCGTCAGTCTCAAGCGTGGTCAGGCGATCAGACGCGATCGCGTGCTTCGACATCTTATCGACGTGCAATACGATCGCAACGACATGACGCTCGTGCGCGGCACCTTTCGTGTGCGCGGCGACACGCTGGAGATCTACCCGGTCTACGACGAGCTGGCCATCCGCGTGGAATTCTTCGGAGACGAGGTCGATCGCATCGTCGAGCTCGACCCACTCACCGGCGAGATTCTTGCCGAGCGAGACAGCACCGAGATCTATCCGGCCAAGCACTTCGTCACCACCGACGACAAGCTCAAGGTCGCCATCGTCGACATTCTGGCGGAGCTTGATGATCGCCTCGCACAGCTCGATCGTGAGGGCAAGGTACTGGAAGCCGCCCGCCTCAGGCAGCGCACGATGTATGACGTCGAGATGTTGCAGCAAGCGGGCTATTGCGCGGGCGTCGAGAACTACTCAATGCACCTCGGCCGCCGCCACCCGGGCCAGAAACCGTGGACGCTCCTCGACTACTTCCCCGCCGACTTCCTGCTCTTTGTCGACGAGTCGCACATCTCACTGCCGCAGGTTCGCGGCATGTATCACGGCGACAAAGCCCGTAAGGATGTCCTGATCGATCACGGCTTCCGGCTGCCGTCAGCCCGTGACAACCGACCGCTCACGTTCGACGAATTCCTCGAGACGATTCACCAGGTGGTCCATGTGACGGCGACACCGGGGCCGTTCGAGATGGAGCACTCCGAGCAGATCGTCGAGCAGATCATTCGACCCACTGGTCTGCTTGACCCGCAGATCTCGGTGCGACCGACGAAGGGCCAGATCGACGATCTGCTGCACGAGATCAACGAGCGGATCGCCCACGGCGAGCGCATTCTGGTCACGACCCTGACCAAAAAGATGGCCGAGGATCTGTCCGATTACCTCAAAGAGATGGGTATTCGTACCCATTACCTGCACTCCGAGATTGAGACATTGGAGCGGATAGAGATCCTGCGCGACCTGCGACTCGGCATCTACGATGTCGTCGTCGGCATCAACCTGTTGCGAGAGGGGCTTGATCTTCCCGAAGTGTCGCTCGTGGCGATCCTTGACGCAGACAAGGAAGGCTACCTGCGGTCGTACGGATCGCTGATCCAGACCGTTGGGCGTGCCGCCCGGCACGTCGACGGCATGGCGATCATGTACGCGGACAACATGACCGTCTCGATGCAAAAGGCGATCGAGGAAACGTATCGACGTCGTGACAAGCAGATCGCGCATAACAGCGAGCATGGCATTGTCCCGCGCACGATCGTCAAGGAGATCCGCGACCTGACCGATCGGGTCAAGATGGCGGCCGAGGAATCACCTGAGTACGCGGCAGGCTCGCCGGATGGCGAGATCGCGATGATTCCGCCAGATGAGCTGGCACGTCTCATCAGCGACCTGGAGCGCCAGATGAAGGACGCCGCCAAGATGCTCGAATACGAGCGAGCGGCACTGCTTCGCGACCAGATCGTTCAACTGCGCCGCATCCAGGAAGTGGTGTAGGCTTCCGAATCGTGCTCTGCCCGCCGTCCCCATCGACGATCGTTGGGGAGCATTCGCCTGGGTAGACGGTGAAAGGACATATCTGATTGCGAGACCGCCGCACGTACGACGAGCGACGACCGCCGACTCGCGGCCGCGACACGTCGCAACGCAACGCGTTGATTGCGATCGCCTTCTTCCTCGCCGCCTTTGCATTTGTCGGAGTCATGCTGCTTACCGACCGCGGTAACGATGACAATCCGTCGCGGGCCAATGCGGCGAATACCCCCAGCTTCAGTGGCGTTGTTGGCAGCACGGTAACACCGGACCTCTCAACCGCTACCCAGTCGATCGCTGGAATTCAGCCAACCGTCACGCCACAAGCTCCGCCCACCGAAACTGTCGGTTCGGCCGAACCAACGTCAACCGACGAGGTTGTCGTTGAGGAAGAGGAGTCGACTGAACACATTATCGAAGACCCGACCGAAGAAATCGTCGATGAACCAGTCGACGAGGAGCCAACGCCTGAGCCGTTGATCGGCGACTTTGGCTCGTTACCGCCTGCGCAGATCGTCAGCGGCGGACTAGCGCGCGGCCTGACGCTCGACTATGTCCTCGACCGGTCCGCTGTGAGTGCACCGATCACTGGTACCGTTTACAAATTCATCTGGCCGGAATACAGCGCCGACGATGTCGCGGTCATGGCCGCAAACGTCGGCGTCGATGGCGACGTCACAACCAACAGCAGCACGTCGTACAGCGTCGTCGGCTCGTCCAGCTCTTTGTACGTCCGTACACGGTCCATCCAGTACAGCGATTCTTCAGCAACCACCGCACCGCTGGCCGATGATGACACGCTGATTGCATCTGCCGAGAGCTGGCTGGCAAACAGCGGGCTGGTCAGCACCAGCGTCGGTAGTGGGCAGATCATCGGACGCAACGACGACGCCGACATCGCCGTTGTCTTCGTGCAGCCGGCCAATCCGTCACCGCTACTGGCAGCCTTCCCGTCTGCATCGGTCACAGTCACTGGTGCTGGTGTCGTTCGTGAGGCCAACATTCAGTGGCCGGTTGATTACGTTGGCTCCGAATATGGTATGCGATCGCTCTCGGAGGTCTGGAACCAGGTCGTGGCTGGACAGGGCGCGATCGAAGCCGATATGAGCGATGTACCCGGCACCGGCTCGGTCTACGCGAAATTCACCGTTGAGAGAATCGGCATCGCCTATTCCGTCGGGTCGGGCAGCGAAGGCGAGTTCCTGCTGCCGATCATGGTCTTTAGCGGCACAGCGGTCACGGACGACGGATCCGCCTTCCCGGTCTGGGTCTATATGTCTGCCGTGCAAGGAGAGGCCTCGGCTGCTGGATGAAACGACATCAACGCAATCGCGAGCGCGCAATTGCCGGGATCGCCTGCCTCGTTCTCGTCGCGCTGGGGGTCAGCCTGCTGCCGCTCTGGCGTGATAGCGACGTCGCACGCGCGCGAGACATCGACAAGTGGGCGT
Coding sequences within it:
- a CDS encoding CoA-binding protein, translating into MTEQRSVQDIIDDAVNRKVWAIVGASENTEKFGYKIYRNMKQAGYTVYGVNPNAETADGDPVYATLSDLPEKPDVVDVVVPSWVGRRVATEAAEIGIPIFWLQPGAESDELIEYATGLGLDVVHHRCAMVEKRIWPNGINEPPH
- a CDS encoding prephenate dehydrogenase/arogenate dehydrogenase family protein, whose translation is MQRVTIIGLGLIGSSIGLGLRRWATKDGNRDSVLHVTGFDLDLEHQNYSKKIKAVDNTEWDLSRAVTDADLVILAVPPLATKEVMESIAPHLKSGAVVTDTTSTKSDVMEWAKAQLPSTVSFIGGHPMAGKTQSVEGAEADLFKDATWCVVPQVDADEAAVQTVLGMVNALGAEPLFIDAVEHDAYVAGISHLPFLLSVALMRSVSRDAGWRDMKYLSAGGFRDASRLSAGSPEMHRDICATNRGAILRWIDTVMEELDHQRTLIASASPEADEALLANFTEARDARADWATTERREGQLVQQTQSELSQGSVSDQMSQMLFGGMFRRRPRMDSPADRKAAVRKDRQ
- the uvrB gene encoding excinuclease ABC subunit UvrB, with protein sequence MEQPSMPAFRIVSDLQPTGDQPQAIEEIVAGLNAGMAKQTLLGVTGSGKTFTMANVIERIQKPTLVLAHNKTLAAQLYSEFKEFFPDNAVEYFVSYYDYYQPEAYIARTDTYIEKDAQINDEIDKLRHAATRALRTRDDVVIVASVSCIYGLGSPSDYEQQVVSLKRGQAIRRDRVLRHLIDVQYDRNDMTLVRGTFRVRGDTLEIYPVYDELAIRVEFFGDEVDRIVELDPLTGEILAERDSTEIYPAKHFVTTDDKLKVAIVDILAELDDRLAQLDREGKVLEAARLRQRTMYDVEMLQQAGYCAGVENYSMHLGRRHPGQKPWTLLDYFPADFLLFVDESHISLPQVRGMYHGDKARKDVLIDHGFRLPSARDNRPLTFDEFLETIHQVVHVTATPGPFEMEHSEQIVEQIIRPTGLLDPQISVRPTKGQIDDLLHEINERIAHGERILVTTLTKKMAEDLSDYLKEMGIRTHYLHSEIETLERIEILRDLRLGIYDVVVGINLLREGLDLPEVSLVAILDADKEGYLRSYGSLIQTVGRAARHVDGMAIMYADNMTVSMQKAIEETYRRRDKQIAHNSEHGIVPRTIVKEIRDLTDRVKMAAEESPEYAAGSPDGEIAMIPPDELARLISDLERQMKDAAKMLEYERAALLRDQIVQLRRIQEVV
- a CDS encoding aldehyde dehydrogenase family protein; protein product: MEQKEQLGREMTEEMGKVLTEAKGDVQEGIDMAFYMGGEGRRMFGHTVPAELPNKWAMSIRKPLGVVAAITPWNFPMAIPTWKIMPALVAGNTVVLKPASYTPRMAVRLVEIFEEAGLPKGVLNLVIGSGQEAGEVLLEHPDVALISFTGSTETGTHINVEAARSLKRVSLELGGKNAIIVMDDADVDLAVEGIVWSAFGTSGQRCTAASRVIADKRVADEVTQKIADRAEAMRLGDGLDASTDVGPVVSKSQLERIQSYIVIGKEEGADLAVGGRVADWDDLAKGHFHQPTVFGNVKPDMRIAQEEIFGPVTAVIPVDGLDQAIDVANNVKYGLSASIYTQDVNRAFRAMQDIYTGICYINAGTIGAEIQLPFGGTKATGNGHREAGQAGLDVVTEWQSIYVDYSGRLQRAQIDDVSNVE
- a CDS encoding aldehyde dehydrogenase family protein, which produces MTDFKNYINGAWKESASGETFTRHNPATGELVATYTKGTATDDVVLVEAANNAFDSWRRLQPAMARSSIVLVNS